The Hydrogenispora ethanolica genome includes the window TTAGGAATCAACTATTCTGGGGGATCAGCTCCTTGATCGCCTTTTTTGTCCTGTTGTCCTGCTTCCTCAATCTTAATTTCTTGGACAAATACTATATCGCCCGCAAAGGAGCAGCCCTGCACCAGGAGTTCCGGTACATCGACCGGATCTATCAGGGCGATTTTGAAAAGATCCGAACCCAATTGGAGAAACTGGTCCAAACCAGGGGCGCCAATATTGTCATCCTCGATCCAAATTTAGCTGTAAAATATGAATCGCACCCCCGACCGCCGGGGCTGCCGGCCCGGCCGATGCAGGAGCGTCCGTTGCCGCGTTTTGTCACCCAGACCGAGGATTGGTCCAAACCGGCTTATCATATCGATGCTCCTCAAAAAGGTCCGCACACCGAATTTTTGAATTTCACCGCCCAGTTGCATAACGGCGATTATCTATGGTTGGGGACCCCCTTGCCGGAGATTCGGCAGAGCGTGGCGATCTCCAATCAATTCTTCCTGCTGACGGGCATTTTGACCATCATTATCGGCGGCATCATCGTCTTACTTTATTCCCGGCGGTTTACCCGCCCGATCCTGGAATTGAACGCGATCGCCCAAAACATGGCGAGACTCGATTTCACCGCGATGTATCCAATCAAGACCGAGAATGAGATCGGCGAATTGGGCCGGAGCATCAACTCGCTCTCGGAGCAACTGGGAAAGTCCATCAGCGAATTGCAACAGGCCAATCACCAGTTGGAGCTGGATAATGAGCGGCAACGGAAGATTGACGAGATCCGGAAGGAGTTTATCTCCAATGTCTCCCATGAATTAAAAACGCCCATCGCCCTGATCCAGGGTTATTCGGAAGGGTTGCAATTGAATGTCGCCGACAATGAGGAGGATAAGAATTTTTATTGCGGCGTCATCATGGACGAGGCGAATAAAATGAATAAGCTGGTCCGGAACCTGTTGGACCTGTCGGAGATCGACTCCGGCTATTTACAGCTGGATCGGAAAGTTTTTGACCTGGGGCAGCTCGCCGAACGGGTTATCGAAAAGTACCAGCTGATCTTGAAAGAACAGGAGATTCACTTGGAGATCCGCCGTGACGGCGAGGCGATGGTCCAAGCGGACATGGGCCGGATCGAACAGGTATTGGTGAATTATCTCAACAATGCCGTGGAGCATATCGACGGGGAACGGCAATTGGCCGTCAGCGTCCGGGCTGAAGACGGGCGGGTGCGGGCGGCGGTCTTCAACTCGGGGAAACCCATCCCCGAAGCGGACAAGGAGAAGATCTGGATCAGCTTTTACAAAGTGGACCAGGCGCGCACCCGGGCCTACGGGGGCAGCGGCCTGGGGTTATCGATCGTCCGGGCGATTCTCGAGCGCCACCACGGCAGATTCGGAGTTTGCAACCGGTCCGGGGGCGTGGAGTTCTGGTTCGAATTGGAGGCGGTTCGAACGGATGAAACGGAGCAAGGTTAGTTCAGAGAAGCAGCGGTGACGGCTGCTTCTTTTTTTGTAACCTGGGAATGATACCGGATAATTCATGGCGCGGACCGCCCAAGAATCATGCCAAAAACATCAGGCGTTCACCGAACGGACACAAACCTGGGTTAAAATGATAATTATTCAATATTCTACATTTTCCGAGCTATTTAGGGATATTCAAATCGGGAAGCAGCAAAATACAACGGACATGGGAGTTTGACCTTGAAAAAGAAAATGCAATGGAAGAAAAACTTATGGTTGGCCTTGTTGGTGATTGCAATCCTGGGGCCGGGATTTACGGCCCGGGCCGAGCCTCAAACACTGACCCTGGCGCAAGCCTTAGAGATGTCATTCCAGGCGGACTATCAAGTTAAGACCGATCGGAACAGCTTGGAAAAGGCCAAGCTGGCCGTGAAGAAGGCGGCCTTGAGCATCTTACCCGAGGCCACCGTCGACGGCCAATATCAGTATCAGACGACGGATGATACGTATCCCCATTCGTATCAGGTCGTCGTCCAACAGACCATTCCCACGACTTATAATCTGTACGGTCAAAAGATCGTCACCGCTATCGAGGCGGCGATGTGGGATCAGGTCACGGCCGAGGCGACCCTCCAGATTGACCAGGCCGAAGTCGTTTATACCACCTATGAGTATTACCTGAATGTTTTAAAAGCACAGCAGGTATTGAAATTGCAAGAAGCCGCGCTGGCAAAGTACAAAGAAGACAGCGCGCTGGCTCTGCAACAGTTGAGCTTGGGCAAGATCACCAAGCCGGAACAGTTGAAGACGGTCAACAGCCTGAACCAGGCGGAGTACGATTTGGAAAAATACCGTTCCGACCTGGAGATCGCCCTTCAAAAACTGGCCAATCAGATCGGACTGAAAGATCTCGTCTCTTATCAATTGGCGGAAGTGACTTTCGAGGAGGAAAAGGCCGTTGCAGAACTGGCCGGGTTGCAACAAAAGGCATCCCAGAGACGGCTGGAATTGCAGACCAAGGAGATCGCCGTCAAACAGGCCGAGCGGACCTGGTCCCAGGCCAAGAATGAAGAGTTGCCGACAGTAGCGGTCAGTTACAATAGCCGGAATCAGACCCAGAGCTTTGGATTGAGCTATGACCTTTTGAGCGGCGATTTCAGTTGGTTGGCGGCGCACAGGGACGAATCCTATGAGACCCAGACCGACGTTCTCACCGGCAACACGGAGAGCGATTATTACGGCACCAAGAAAAGATATTTTACTTTCAAGGTGCAATGGAGCCTGGACTTCGGCACCGCAGCCAACGAGACTCAACAAGCGCGGTATGCGTTGGAAAACGCCAAGCTAGATCTGGAGAAGGAACGCCAGGATATTGCCCTCGATGTGTCTCAAGCGTTCGCCGAGTATCAGCTGGCCGTCAAACAGCATGCATTGAACCAAAAAGCATTGCCCTATTATGAAAAAGATCTGGAGATTAAGGAGGTTCAGCGGAGGTTGGGAGCCATTACTTTCACCGATCTTTCCGACGCGCGGCAGGATGCGTTGGACGCACGGATTGCGGCTGTCAAATCGCTCTACGACCAGATACTGGCGTTGCAAAAATTGAAAAAGGTCGCCGGTGATCTGTACCCCTTTGACCAAATATCCAGATTGGAAGGGAAGCAACCATGAAAAAGATGAAGCAAAAACTAATCATTCTGGGCATCGTCATTCTGGCGGGATTGGCCATCGGCTGGCTGGTCATCCACCAGCGCCAACAGGCCGCCCAGGCCCGGGTCGCAGCGGAGTTTGACGTCGCCGAAGTGCGGCGGATGGATCTGAGCGAGAAGGTCGACGCCACCGGCGATGTGGTGACGGAGAAGAACGCCGCCATTTACTCCCCGTATAGCGCCACTGTCAAACAGATTCTGGCCAAACCGGGCGATTCGGTGCGCCAGGGCGACGTGCTGTTAATCCTGCAATTAAAAGACGCGGACCTCATCAATTATTCGGCGGGCTGGAAATCCTCATTGGAGCAGGCCCAAGAGAATTTAACGATCGCCCAAAAAGCATTGAAACGGCAGCAGATCCTTTATAAGATCCAGGGCACGACCATCGACGACCTGGAGAGCGCGCAAACCAAGGTCCAGCAATATCAGGCGCAAGTGGCGGAATACCGCCTGAAGCTTGCTTCGTTGACCAAAAACGGCGTGAACAATAACAACGAAATCATTATCAAGGCGCCGTTTGACGCCGAAGTATCGTGGATCGACGTTAAACTGGAAGAAACGGTGGCGACCACCGATGAGCTGCTGACCCTGGGCGGCGCCAGCGCCATCCGGGTCGAAGCCGCGGTCGATCAGGGCGACATCAATCAGATTCGGGTTGGGCAACAGGCCTCCATCAGCGCCAACGACCAGGACCGCACCCTTATCCCCGGCGCGGTCACTTCTTTTGGGAGCACCGGCACGACCAGCTCCAACGTGGTCACTTTTCCGGTGGTCATTAAACCCACCACGACTGGAAGCGCCGCGTCTCCGGCGCAGCAGGACCGTTTGAACCCGGGCGGCCAAAATGGCAAAAAACCTCAGAACTCCTCCAAATTGGCGGAGAGGAA containing:
- a CDS encoding TolC family protein, encoding MKKKMQWKKNLWLALLVIAILGPGFTARAEPQTLTLAQALEMSFQADYQVKTDRNSLEKAKLAVKKAALSILPEATVDGQYQYQTTDDTYPHSYQVVVQQTIPTTYNLYGQKIVTAIEAAMWDQVTAEATLQIDQAEVVYTTYEYYLNVLKAQQVLKLQEAALAKYKEDSALALQQLSLGKITKPEQLKTVNSLNQAEYDLEKYRSDLEIALQKLANQIGLKDLVSYQLAEVTFEEEKAVAELAGLQQKASQRRLELQTKEIAVKQAERTWSQAKNEELPTVAVSYNSRNQTQSFGLSYDLLSGDFSWLAAHRDESYETQTDVLTGNTESDYYGTKKRYFTFKVQWSLDFGTAANETQQARYALENAKLDLEKERQDIALDVSQAFAEYQLAVKQHALNQKALPYYEKDLEIKEVQRRLGAITFTDLSDARQDALDARIAAVKSLYDQILALQKLKKVAGDLYPFDQISRLEGKQP
- a CDS encoding efflux RND transporter periplasmic adaptor subunit, which encodes MKKMKQKLIILGIVILAGLAIGWLVIHQRQQAAQARVAAEFDVAEVRRMDLSEKVDATGDVVTEKNAAIYSPYSATVKQILAKPGDSVRQGDVLLILQLKDADLINYSAGWKSSLEQAQENLTIAQKALKRQQILYKIQGTTIDDLESAQTKVQQYQAQVAEYRLKLASLTKNGVNNNNEIIIKAPFDAEVSWIDVKLEETVATTDELLTLGGASAIRVEAAVDQGDINQIRVGQQASISANDQDRTLIPGAVTSFGSTGTTSSNVVTFPVVIKPTTTGSAASPAQQDRLNPGGQNGKKPQNSSKLAERNLANLLKSGMTVDVTIMVDPHPNVLAIPARAVLEEDGQTTVKVLKQGKYLSQKVQLGYRGTDYMEVLSGLREGEQVAVAKLQSSGQTSQSKQTRQGGMMGGPGGPPPM
- a CDS encoding sensor histidine kinase; the protein is MKSSIRNQLFWGISSLIAFFVLLSCFLNLNFLDKYYIARKGAALHQEFRYIDRIYQGDFEKIRTQLEKLVQTRGANIVILDPNLAVKYESHPRPPGLPARPMQERPLPRFVTQTEDWSKPAYHIDAPQKGPHTEFLNFTAQLHNGDYLWLGTPLPEIRQSVAISNQFFLLTGILTIIIGGIIVLLYSRRFTRPILELNAIAQNMARLDFTAMYPIKTENEIGELGRSINSLSEQLGKSISELQQANHQLELDNERQRKIDEIRKEFISNVSHELKTPIALIQGYSEGLQLNVADNEEDKNFYCGVIMDEANKMNKLVRNLLDLSEIDSGYLQLDRKVFDLGQLAERVIEKYQLILKEQEIHLEIRRDGEAMVQADMGRIEQVLVNYLNNAVEHIDGERQLAVSVRAEDGRVRAAVFNSGKPIPEADKEKIWISFYKVDQARTRAYGGSGLGLSIVRAILERHHGRFGVCNRSGGVEFWFELEAVRTDETEQG